Proteins co-encoded in one Melospiza melodia melodia isolate bMelMel2 chromosome 8, bMelMel2.pri, whole genome shotgun sequence genomic window:
- the INSIG2 gene encoding insulin-induced gene 2 protein — MAENDATPTVPKKCGPYISSVTSRGMNLVIRGVVLFFIGVFLALVLNLLQIQRNVTLFPPDVITSIFSSAWWVPPCCGTASAVIGLLYPCMDRHLGEPHKFKREWSSVMRCVAVFVGINHASAKVDFANNIQLSLTLAALSIGLWWTFDRSRSGFGLGVGIAFLATLVSQLLVYNGVYQYTSPDFLYVRSWLPCIFFAGGITMGNIGRQLAMYECKVIAEKSHED; from the exons ATGGCAGAAAATGATGCAACACCAACCGTACCAAAAAAGTGTGGCCCATACATTTCATCTGTAACCAGTCGTGGCATGAATTTGGTAATTCGTGGTGTAGTGCTGTTTTTTATTGGTGTATTCCTTGCATTAGTATTAAACTTGCTTCAGATCCAGAGAAATGTTACTCTCTTCCCCCCTGACGTGATCACAAGCATCTTCTCCTCAGCTTGGTGGGTTCCACCTTGCTGTGGCACAGCATCAG ctGTGATTGGGTTATTGTACCCCTGCATGGACAGACATCTGGGAGAGCCACATAAGTTCAAGAGAGAATGGTCCAGTGTCATGCGATGTGTGGCAGTCTTTGTGGGAATAAATCATGCCAGTGCT aaggtggatTTTGCCAACAATATCCAGCTGTCTCTCACGTTGGCAGCCCTGTCCATTGGGCTCTGGTGGACCTTTGACAGGTCACGAAGTGGCTTTGGTCTTGGAGTAGGAATTGCTTTTCTGGCCACGTTGGTGTCACAGCTTCTGGTGTACAATGGAGTTTATCA ATACACATCCCCAGACTTCCTCTACGTCCGTTCCTGGTTGCCATGTATATtttttgctggtggaataacaATGGGCAATATTGGCAGGCAGCTGGCAATG TATGAATGCAAAGTTATCGCAGAGAAGTCTCACGAGGACTGA